From a single Ornithorhynchus anatinus isolate Pmale09 chromosome 4, mOrnAna1.pri.v4, whole genome shotgun sequence genomic region:
- the LOC100091934 gene encoding probable N-acetyltransferase camello: protein MDPQEDGDPGVGADVVVIREYQDSDYREVRGLLASGMGEYAPALCAHVLRQPWVLLVLSCTFCLLLASARSLLLPVLALTLLLAAGRQALTWAWGLYIARCLGEDLLDVRAAYAEEAGGRFWVAEAGGRVVGTVGARPARGEARELVLKRLTVRRGWRGRGIAKRLCRVVLDFARLRGSRAVVLHTVVVQRDARLLYAGLGFRPGPPQLLPTVYGRLANFTVTHFRYDLGPEPTD, encoded by the coding sequence ATGGACCCCCAGGAGGACGGAGATCCGGGCGTCGGAGCCGACGTCGTCGTGATCCGCGAGTATCAAGACTCGGATTACCGGGAGGTGCGCGGGCTCTTGGCCTCGGGCATGGGCGAGTACGCCCCGGCCCTGTGCGCCCACGTCCTGCGCCAGCCCTGGGTCCTGCTGGTCCTGTCCTGCACCTTCTGCTTGCTGCTGGCCAGCGCCCGCTCCCTGCTGCTGCCCGTGCTGGCCCTCACCCTGCTCCTGGCCGCCGGACGCCAGGCCCTGACCTGGGCCTGGGGCCTCTACATCGCCCGCTGCCTCGGGGAGGACCTGCTGGACGTGCGGGCGGCCTACGCGGAGGAGGCCGGCGGCCGCTTCTgggtggcggaggcgggcggTCGGGTGGTGGGTACCGTGGGGGCGAGGCCGGCCCGGGGCGAGGCCCGGGAGCTGGTGTTGAAGCGCCTGACGGTGCGGAGGGGCTGGCGGGGCCGGGGCATCGCCAAGAGGCTGTGCCGGGTCGTGCTGGACTTCGCCCGCCTCCGGGGCAGCCGCGCCGTGGTGCTCCACACGGTGGTGGTGCAGCGCGATGCCCGGCTGCTCTACGCCGGGCTGGgcttccggcccggcccgccccagcTGCTGCCCACCGTGTACGGACGCTTGGCCAACTTCACCGTCACCCACTTCCGGTACGACCTCGGGCCCGAGCCCACGGACTGA